The proteins below come from a single Periophthalmus magnuspinnatus isolate fPerMag1 chromosome 7, fPerMag1.2.pri, whole genome shotgun sequence genomic window:
- the kcna2b gene encoding potassium voltage-gated channel subfamily A member 2b → MTVATSDPADEAAAHPGQPLDQYDPEPDHECCERVVINISGLRFETQLKTLSQFPETLLGDPKKRMRYFDPLRNEYFFDRNRPSFDAILYYYQSGGRLRRPVNVTLDIFSEEIRFYELGEEAMEIFREDEGFIKEEERPLPENEFQRQVWLLFEYPESSGPARIIAIISVMVILISIVSFCLETLPVFRKEEEEMYNFFPSMSNATSTYDTSTYFTDPFFIVETLCIIWFSFEFLVRFFACPSKAGFFGNIMNIIDIVAIIPYFITLGTELAERPEDREAGQQAMSLAILRVIRLVRVFRIFKLSRHSKGLQILGQTLKASMRELGLLIFFLFIGVILFSSAVYFAEADEQQSQFSSIPEAFWWAVVSMTTVGYGDMVPTTIGGKIVGSLCAIAGVLTIALPVPVIVSNFNYFYHRETEGEEQAQYLNIPSVPKASSADDLKKSGRSGSGSTLSKSDYVEIQEAVNHSTEDFRPESMKTGNCTLTNTNYVNITKMRTDV, encoded by the coding sequence ATGACTGTTGCCACAAGTGACCCGGCGGACGAGGCCGCAGCTCACCCGGGTCAACCGCTGGACCAGTATGACCCGGAGCCGGACCATGAGTGCTGCGAGAGGGTGGTCATTAACATCTCCGGGTTACGCTTTGAGACGCAGCTCAAGACCCTTTCCCAGTTTCCTGAGACTCTGCTGGGTGACCCCAAAAAGAGGATGAGGTACTTCGACCCACTGAGGAACGAATACTTCTTTGATCGGAACCGACCCAGCTTTGACGCCATCCTGTATTACTACCAGTCAGGAGGACGGCTTCGTCGGCCAGTCAATGTTACcctagacattttttctgagGAGATCCGCTTTTACGAGCTGGGTGAGGAGGCTATGGAGATATTCAGAGAAGATGAGGGGTTTATAAAAGAAGAAGAGCGGCCGTTACCAGAGAATGAGTTTCAGAGACAGGTGTGGCTCCTTTTTGAATATCCAGAGAGCTCGGGGCCAGCTcgtattattgctattatttcAGTCATGGTCATTCTCATTTCTATTGTTAGCTTCTGTTTGGAGACATTGCCAGTTTttagaaaagaagaagaggaaatgtATAACTTCTTCCCATCAATGTCAAATGCCACCTCCACTTACGATACCTCCACATATTTCACAGACCCCTTCTTTATTGTAGAAACTCTCTGTATCATTTGGTTTTCATTTGAGTTTCTGGTGAGGTTCTTTGCTTGTCCTAGCAAAGCTGGATTTTTTGGAAACATAATGAACATTATTGACATTGTTGCAATTATTCCTTACTTTATAACCCTTGGTACAGAGCTGGCAGAGAGGCCAGAGGACAGGGAGGCGGGACAACAAGCCATGTCTTTGGCAATCCTCCGAGTAATCCGTCTCGTGCGAGTGTTTCGAATCTTTAAACTGTCCCGTCACTCCAAAGGGCTGCAGATCCTTGGGCAGACTCTAAAGGCTTCTATGCGTGAGCTAGGTCtcctcatcttcttcctcttcatcgGGGTGATCCTCTTCTCCAGTGCAGTGTACTTTGCAGAGGCAGACGAGCAACAGTCTCAGTTCAGCAGTATCCCCGAAGCCTTCTGGTGGGCCGTGGTGTCAATGACCACGGTGGGCTATGGAGACATGGTCCCCACCACCATAGGAGGGAAAATAGTGGGCTCTCTTTGTGCCATTGCTGGCGTGTTGACAATTGCTCTGCCTGTACCTGTCATTGTATCCAACTTCAACTACTTCTATCATAGAGAGACCGAGGGAGAGGAACAGGCACAGTATTTGAACATTCCCAGCGTGCCTAAGGCCAGCTCAGCAGACGACCTGAAGAAAAGTGGTCGCAGTGGGAGTGGCTCCACTCTCAGTAAATCGGACTATGTGGAGATCCAGGAGGCAGTAAACCACAGTACTGAGGACTTCAGGCCTGAGAGCATGAAAACAGGCAACTGCACATTGACCAACACTAACTATGTCAACATCACAAAGATGCGCACAGATGTATAA